One window of Dermacentor andersoni chromosome 7, qqDerAnde1_hic_scaffold, whole genome shotgun sequence genomic DNA carries:
- the LOC126533616 gene encoding barrier-to-autointegration factor-like, protein MSSTSQKHRNFVSEPMGEKAVTDLAGIGEVLGKRLEQKGFDKAFVVLGQFLVLKKNKDIFVDWMKDICGANNKQATDCYQCLYDWCDEFL, encoded by the exons ATGTCGTCGACATCACAGAAACATCGCAACTTCGTCTCCGAGCCAATGGGAGAGAAGGCGGTCACAGACCTTGCTGGCATCGGCGAGGTCCTTGGCAAGCGACTAGAACAGAAAGGATTTGACAAA GCCTTCGTCGTCCTCGGACAATTCCTAGTCCTCAAGAAAAACAAGGACATCTTTGTGGACTGGATGAAAGACATCTGTGGTGCCAACAACAAGCAGGCGACAGACTGCTACCAGTGCTTATATGACTGGTGCGACGAGTTCTTGTGA
- the LOC126533615 gene encoding probable RNA-binding protein EIF1AD translates to MSQTTKIKHVTKEVLEDYVLPKENQQIVRVLCGRGNNLHEVEEPSGNTYLVSMPVKFRKNIWIKRGDFVIVEPIEEGDKVKAEIERILYRDQIKYIKEEGLWPKAFDSDSGKGDGNNTSPKDSDDEDDDLFVNTNRPNIVYEESDSSSTESEDEE, encoded by the exons ATGTCGCAGACGACAAAAATCAAACACGTCACCAAGGAGGTTCTGGAGGACTATGTTCTCCCCAAGGAAAACCAGCAGATCGTGCGG GTGCTTTGTGGCAGAGGAAACAACCTGCACGAAGTTGAAGAACCATCTGGCAATACTTACCTGGTGAGCATGCCGGTGAAGTTCAGAAAGAACATATGGATCAAGCGAG GTGACTTTGTCATCGTGGAGCCCATTGAGGAGGGAGACAAGGTCAAGGCTGAGATCGAGCGCATCTTGTACCGTGACCAGATAAAGTACATCAAGGAGGAGGGCCTGTG GCCCAAGGCTTTCGACAGTGACAGTGGCAAAGGCGATGGTAATAACACCAGTCCCAAAGACAGtgacgacgaagacgatgacCTCTTTGTCAACACTAACCGTCCCAACATTGTCTACGAAGAAAGTGATTCATCATCCACTGAAAGTGAAGATGAAGAGTAG
- the LOC126533607 gene encoding uncharacterized protein, which translates to MPALIERPKMSLQMWAALKSHIMRERERKKQEQEADEAIERLRREQELKRKQDAMTLEEIKDQVMQSEKKLKELKDEKHQLFMQLKKVLHEDDTRRRALDKEASEVAAAQAAAASQAYANHQALGIVGGAGQAQPLYIQSLGRTPVLYKMTSPQSGNTIRTHSSSLKRPHSPSPPLSSHSQTGYQAPQFTYKAQVTAYGSKLVPYPTVVTSGAQQTPVYYAAHHILSGGETSASPIYNATTYAPQFTTHSSTATELALKQHGVVTPTSASSSQGQGYTHISQQAFQKHLEHGSSKGAASSSSSTYSDDKFYVQTNVIPRASLSGSLVTGQPVVPVSRQVNGTFAGQGVQRHQYTSQSGTRFY; encoded by the exons ATGCCGGCACTAATCGAACGACCAAAGATGAGCCTGCAGATGTGGGCGGCTTTGAAGAGCCACATCATGCGCGAACGGGAAAGGAAAAAGCAAGAGCAAGAAGCTGACGAAGCAATCGAGCGGCTGCGTCGAGAACAGGAATTGAAGCGCAAACAGGATGCCATGACGTTGGAGGAGATAAAAGATCAG GTCATGCAGTCAGAGAAGAAGCTCAAAGAGCTGAAGGACGAGAAGCATCAGCTTTTCATGCAACTCAAGAAAGTACTCCATGAAGATGACACTCGTCGTCGTGCACTAGACAAAGAGGCCAGCGAAGTGGCTGCAGCCCAAGCTGCTGCGGCCAGTCAGGCCTACGCTAACCACCAGGCTCTCGGCATTGTGGGCGGAGCAGGCCAAGCCCAGCCGCTCTACATCCAAAGCCTAGGCCGCACACCTGTCTTGTACAAGATGACAAGCCCACAATCTGGCAATACCATCAGGACCCACTCAAGCTCGCTGAAGCGGCCTCACTCACCTTCGCcgcccctttcatcacactcccAGACTGGTTACCAGGCTCCCCAGTTCACGTACAAGGCACAGGTCACTGCATATGGCTCCAAGCTTGTCCCATATCCAACAGTCGTAACATCAGGAGCACAGCAAACTCCAGTCTACTATGCGGCTCACCACATCCTTTCAGGCGGCGAGACAAGCGCGTCGCCTATCTACAATGCAACCACATATGCACCACAGTTCACCACCCATTCCTCAACAGCAACGGAACTTGCGTTGAAACAGCATGGAGTTGTAACACCAACCTCGGCTTCATCATCACAGGGGCAAGGTTACACACACATCTCACAGCAGGCTTTCCAAAAGCATCTGgaacacggcagcagcaagggAGCTGCATCGTCATCTAGCAGCACTTACAGCGATGACAAGTTTTACGTCCAGACGAATGTGATCCCTCGAGCTTCACTCTCTGGGTCACTTGTGACAGGGCAGCCGGTTGTGCCGGTGTCACGCCAAGTGAACGGCACATTTGCGGGGCAGGGTGTTCAGCGTCACCAGTACACTAGTCAGTCGGGAACACGGTTTTACTGA